In uncultured Trichococcus sp., the following proteins share a genomic window:
- a CDS encoding peptidoglycan DD-metalloendopeptidase family protein, which yields MGKKHIALFSSILLLSPIAGGLTAQAATLEELQQQKDALQLETNTIQSQIEEKSNSLNTLESEKANLETKVNELQSQLDELMTRLADQEEKLADIESKILELQAEIEALQVVIDQRTEKLNTQARYIQTDAGVTNIASILLSSENFSDLVGKITVVSKIVTANKNIVEQQEADQQKVEDSKVAVEEEKVAAEALKQEILISKNNVVAQKAEIDVQIAQVIENYELTEDEKNGLESTKAALAAQTETISNDMAAEQARITAEAIAAAEAEAAAIAAAEAAAAAAANNLTASVSATTSSTNYSVNSSGFLRPASGYISSPFGNRVSPFGGSIEFHRGIDIAGSGAISAAQSGTVETATYHASYGYYVVINHGTINGVNVKTLYAHMQPGLLVAPGQTVSQGQQVGVMGTTGSSTGVHLHFEVQENGAVVNPVNYIGG from the coding sequence TTGGGAAAAAAACATATCGCGTTGTTCTCATCAATCTTATTGCTTAGTCCGATTGCAGGTGGGTTAACTGCTCAGGCGGCTACATTGGAAGAATTACAACAACAAAAAGATGCTTTGCAATTAGAAACGAATACGATTCAATCGCAGATTGAAGAAAAATCAAATTCATTGAATACTTTGGAATCCGAAAAAGCAAATTTGGAAACAAAAGTGAATGAACTTCAATCGCAATTGGATGAATTGATGACCCGATTAGCGGATCAAGAGGAAAAATTAGCTGACATCGAATCAAAAATTCTGGAATTGCAGGCTGAAATCGAAGCCTTACAAGTGGTCATCGACCAAAGAACCGAAAAATTAAACACGCAGGCTCGTTATATCCAGACGGATGCGGGCGTTACGAATATAGCGTCAATCCTGTTGTCTTCAGAGAACTTCTCCGATCTTGTCGGCAAAATCACGGTCGTGTCAAAGATTGTGACTGCGAACAAGAATATCGTGGAACAACAGGAAGCTGATCAGCAAAAAGTCGAAGACAGCAAAGTGGCTGTCGAAGAAGAAAAAGTTGCCGCTGAAGCATTGAAACAAGAAATTTTGATTTCAAAAAATAATGTCGTAGCCCAAAAAGCAGAAATCGACGTCCAAATCGCGCAAGTCATCGAGAACTACGAATTGACTGAAGACGAGAAAAATGGCTTGGAATCAACTAAAGCTGCTTTGGCTGCACAAACAGAAACAATCAGCAATGACATGGCAGCTGAACAAGCTCGCATCACAGCTGAAGCCATCGCTGCAGCTGAGGCAGAAGCAGCCGCCATCGCCGCAGCGGAAGCAGCCGCAGCCGCAGCTGCCAATAATTTAACGGCATCTGTTTCTGCAACGACTTCATCAACCAACTATTCAGTGAATTCCAGCGGGTTCTTGAGACCGGCAAGCGGCTATATCTCTTCTCCTTTCGGAAATCGCGTTTCGCCATTCGGCGGTTCGATCGAATTCCACCGCGGCATAGATATCGCAGGCAGCGGAGCGATTTCGGCTGCGCAATCCGGTACAGTCGAGACAGCTACTTATCATGCAAGCTACGGCTATTATGTCGTCATCAACCATGGCACAATCAATGGCGTAAACGTTAAAACTTTATATGCCCACATGCAACCGGGCTTGTTGGTGGCTCCAGGCCAAACGGTCAGCCAAGGGCAACAAGTTGGTGTGATGGGTACGACAGGAAGCTCAACCGGCGTCCACTTGCACTTTGAAGTACAAGAAAATGGCGCAGTAGTAAACCCTGTGAATTACATCGGCGGATAA
- a CDS encoding YjzC family protein, whose amino-acid sequence MKIDQKDLHKPGTDNLPPGVYKEVGPRGGKITGSKEVHIAEGHRLPPTNKAGNKWIKKD is encoded by the coding sequence ATGAAAATCGATCAAAAAGATTTACACAAACCGGGTACGGATAATCTTCCTCCTGGCGTCTACAAAGAAGTTGGCCCAAGAGGGGGCAAAATCACCGGCAGCAAAGAAGTCCATATCGCCGAAGGGCACAGACTTCCGCCTACAAACAAAGCCGGCAACAAATGGATCAAAAAAGACTGA
- a CDS encoding GatB/YqeY domain-containing protein translates to MTLKEKVNKDFVQARKDKDTLKADVLRLIKTEYDSFSIDNKREMTEAEEIHVFLKDIKKTNEAIAFAKQVERTDLIEENQKKLAILEAYVPKMMDEQEVRFFMAENGIAEMSLKDAMKFSMQVLDGKADKALISKIIKELLAK, encoded by the coding sequence ATGACATTGAAAGAAAAAGTAAATAAGGATTTCGTTCAAGCAAGAAAAGACAAAGATACGTTGAAGGCGGATGTCCTGCGTCTCATCAAAACGGAGTACGACTCTTTCTCGATCGACAACAAACGCGAAATGACTGAAGCAGAGGAAATCCATGTTTTTCTGAAGGACATCAAAAAGACCAATGAAGCGATTGCTTTTGCAAAGCAAGTCGAACGCACGGATCTGATTGAAGAGAACCAGAAAAAATTGGCCATTCTGGAGGCTTATGTCCCTAAAATGATGGATGAACAGGAAGTCCGTTTCTTTATGGCCGAAAACGGCATAGCCGAAATGTCACTGAAGGATGCGATGAAATTTTCGATGCAGGTTCTTGACGGAAAAGCCGACAAAGCGCTCATATCCAAAATAATCAAAGAACTGTTGGCAAAATAA
- a CDS encoding TIGR02206 family membrane protein, translating into MSYFWTFESDLPNGMGVETFSSEHIGVLILSAIIIFYIIQLYRKQPVVGRKSIKRTIAALLALLYFSRWIWCAFFADFSFFMSLLLPLHLCSISAIMGTAAVFSNNRMLKEFSYGVGLPGGMAAMANPNLGPYPLFSFFFAEYTLTHILLILLPLLYVFGDGFRPDVRSLSQSICLATPFIGMAFWVNQTIGSNYMFLNRAEEGTVLVLFDKWLGTPGYLIAVLLSIFISWAILYAPWEIPRRRNFSG; encoded by the coding sequence ATGTCTTACTTTTGGACTTTTGAATCGGATTTGCCAAACGGGATGGGCGTGGAAACATTCAGCTCAGAACATATTGGTGTCCTTATCCTATCTGCGATCATCATCTTTTACATCATCCAGCTCTACCGCAAGCAGCCTGTTGTTGGACGAAAAAGCATAAAAAGGACTATAGCCGCCTTATTGGCTCTGCTTTACTTTTCGCGTTGGATTTGGTGTGCCTTTTTCGCTGATTTTTCCTTCTTTATGAGCCTGCTGCTTCCTCTGCACCTTTGCAGCATATCGGCGATAATGGGGACAGCCGCTGTTTTTTCGAACAATCGAATGCTGAAAGAATTTTCTTATGGCGTTGGTCTGCCGGGCGGAATGGCCGCCATGGCAAACCCCAATTTGGGCCCTTACCCTCTTTTCAGTTTCTTTTTTGCCGAATATACCCTGACACATATCCTGCTGATTCTGCTTCCTTTGCTTTATGTGTTCGGCGATGGATTTCGCCCTGACGTCAGAAGCTTGTCACAGTCCATCTGCTTGGCAACGCCTTTCATCGGGATGGCATTCTGGGTCAACCAAACGATCGGCAGCAATTATATGTTCCTCAACCGTGCAGAAGAAGGGACGGTGCTTGTGCTTTTCGACAAGTGGCTGGGAACGCCCGGCTATCTGATTGCGGTCCTCCTATCCATCTTTATCAGCTGGGCCATCCTTTACGCGCCATGGGAAATTCCCAGAAGAAGGAATTTTTCAGGATGA
- the pepV gene encoding dipeptidase PepV: MEINWKKEVEIRKTELLEDLFTLLRIDSVRDDSKITPDAPVGPGPKEALEAFLAIGERDGFITKNVGNLAGHIEFGEGEELMGVFGHVDVVPTGTGWDTDPFVPVIIDDRIYARGSSDDKGPTMAAYYALKIIRDLKLPISKKIRLIIGTDEESGWKCMDHYLQNERIPDFGFSPDAEFPIINGEKGMQTFMVQFRGDNKGGKNELLSFDAGLRENMVPQDATAVFISPEADRIEQAFVSFLENNPVKGKISVDGEQVTVELIGKAAHGMNPAAGVNAGTYLATFLNKFNFGGQAATFLELIADRIHLQHDAQKLNLAYTDSVMGELTMNAGIFTFTPTTGGEVALNFRYPQGVSEEGIEIKLEAALASYGVTITKGGHGKLPHYVPVDDPLVKTLLAVYEKHTGLKGHEQSIGGGTYGRLLERGVAYGAMFPDSIDTMHQANEFMALDDLFRATAIYAEAMYELLK; the protein is encoded by the coding sequence ATGGAAATCAATTGGAAAAAAGAAGTGGAAATCAGAAAAACGGAACTGCTGGAGGATTTATTCACATTATTGCGGATCGACAGTGTACGGGACGATTCGAAAATAACCCCTGATGCCCCAGTTGGACCGGGACCTAAAGAAGCTTTGGAAGCTTTCTTGGCTATCGGCGAACGGGATGGGTTCATCACGAAAAATGTCGGCAATCTGGCCGGACATATCGAATTCGGCGAAGGCGAAGAATTGATGGGCGTATTCGGACACGTCGATGTTGTGCCTACCGGAACCGGCTGGGATACGGATCCTTTCGTGCCGGTTATCATCGATGACCGCATCTATGCCCGCGGTTCCAGCGATGATAAGGGGCCTACAATGGCTGCCTATTATGCATTGAAGATCATCCGTGACCTGAAACTGCCGATTTCCAAAAAGATCCGCCTCATCATCGGGACGGATGAAGAGAGCGGCTGGAAATGCATGGACCACTATCTTCAAAACGAGCGGATCCCTGATTTCGGTTTTTCTCCGGATGCCGAATTCCCGATCATCAATGGTGAAAAAGGCATGCAGACGTTCATGGTTCAATTCAGAGGCGACAACAAAGGCGGCAAGAACGAGCTGTTGAGTTTTGATGCCGGCCTGCGCGAAAACATGGTCCCACAGGATGCGACTGCTGTGTTCATCAGCCCGGAGGCCGACAGAATTGAGCAGGCCTTCGTTTCGTTCCTTGAGAACAATCCTGTCAAAGGGAAGATTTCTGTGGATGGGGAACAAGTGACGGTCGAATTGATCGGTAAAGCCGCTCATGGCATGAATCCGGCTGCCGGCGTGAATGCCGGTACGTATCTTGCCACTTTCCTGAACAAATTCAACTTCGGCGGACAAGCGGCGACCTTCCTCGAATTGATCGCGGACCGCATCCATCTGCAGCATGATGCACAGAAATTGAATCTGGCCTACACGGATTCGGTAATGGGCGAATTGACCATGAATGCCGGCATTTTCACTTTCACGCCGACAACCGGCGGCGAAGTGGCGTTGAACTTCCGTTATCCGCAAGGCGTTTCTGAAGAAGGCATCGAAATCAAGCTGGAAGCTGCTTTGGCTTCCTACGGCGTGACGATCACAAAAGGCGGACACGGCAAATTGCCGCATTATGTTCCGGTTGACGATCCGTTGGTTAAAACACTCTTGGCTGTCTACGAAAAACATACCGGCCTGAAGGGGCATGAGCAATCCATCGGCGGCGGAACCTACGGACGCCTTTTGGAGCGCGGCGTTGCCTATGGCGCGATGTTCCCGGACAGCATCGACACGATGCACCAGGCGAACGAATTCATGGCTTTGGATGATCTTTTCCGCGCGACCGCCATCTATGCGGAAGCCATGTACGAATTGCTGAAATAA
- a CDS encoding pseudouridine synthase: MRLDKLLSNSGFGSRKEVKALLKKKLVTVNGKVETKAEAKVDSEKDTVLVSGEPVSYQEFMYLMMNKPQGVLSATEDNHQKTVIDLLAFELHQQELFPVGRLDKDTEGLLLLTNDGQLAHFLLSPKRHVDKVYFAEVAGRMTEEDQRAFAEGIVLEDGYRCLPAKLEVLSYDEEKDSSEVEITIKEGKFHQVKRMVLACGKEVTFLKRLTMGPLHLDVQLAKGDYRPLRDEELAALREHLPESIKKG; encoded by the coding sequence ATGCGTTTGGACAAATTGTTGTCGAATTCCGGATTCGGATCCAGAAAAGAAGTCAAAGCATTATTGAAAAAGAAACTGGTGACGGTGAACGGGAAAGTTGAAACAAAAGCCGAAGCCAAAGTGGACAGCGAAAAGGACACTGTTCTGGTCAGCGGCGAACCGGTCAGCTATCAGGAATTTATGTACTTGATGATGAACAAGCCGCAGGGCGTCCTCAGCGCAACGGAGGATAACCATCAAAAGACGGTCATCGACCTGTTGGCTTTCGAACTGCATCAGCAGGAGCTCTTTCCGGTGGGCCGTCTCGACAAGGATACGGAAGGACTGTTGCTGCTGACGAACGACGGCCAATTGGCGCATTTTTTGCTCTCGCCGAAACGGCATGTGGACAAAGTCTATTTTGCGGAAGTAGCGGGACGGATGACGGAAGAGGATCAAAGAGCCTTCGCTGAAGGGATTGTTCTGGAAGATGGCTACCGTTGCTTGCCGGCAAAACTTGAGGTCCTCAGCTATGATGAAGAAAAGGACAGTTCGGAGGTAGAAATCACGATCAAGGAAGGGAAGTTCCATCAAGTGAAGCGGATGGTGCTGGCCTGTGGAAAAGAGGTCACCTTCCTGAAAAGGTTGACGATGGGGCCCTTGCATTTGGATGTGCAACTGGCAAAAGGCGATTACCGTCCGTTGCGCGATGAGGAACTTGCGGCATTGCGGGAACATCTGCCGGAGTCGATTAAAAAAGGCTAA
- a CDS encoding polysaccharide biosynthesis protein, which produces MSTERKVNEENETTNNKMVQGTFWMTFGSIFSRLIGALYIIPWNALMGSTDAANTANALYSIGYTPYQLFLSIGIAGFPAAMSKQVAQYNAKNQYRTGIDIFKKSMFFMFLTGAVSAALMYGLAPMIAENSPAASPEDGALVIRALAPALLLVPGMSLMRGFFQGYQDMVPSAISQVFEQIGRVVYLLGATYIVMQLLDGNIATAVAHSTFAAFVGAIVAAIILLFYYKKKMAEYQPLIANSEPSSNIQTTAAIKSMLQESIPFILIGSGITFAKLIDQVTFKPMMENLTNYSSKEIEDLFGLFSFNADKLIMIIVSLAVGMATAAVPLIAAEFTKGNFRVLQSQVREIIQLFAFIMLPASLGMMIVSEPIYNVFYPLHPVGPTLLAVSALMSIVLGLFTVLGSILQSLSRHKTMISYLLVGLAVKAVMQYPMLALFDTAGALVATTIGFIVTVLLSGWKIYHLTHFGLVDTLRKTGKILAVALIMAACAFIALKASMLVIPIDRKLTALVVVAIVAAVGGFVYLLLTLKLRIADDILGAKANGLRRKMRIK; this is translated from the coding sequence ATGTCAACAGAAAGAAAAGTCAACGAAGAAAATGAAACAACAAACAATAAGATGGTGCAGGGGACTTTTTGGATGACTTTCGGGAGCATTTTTTCCCGATTGATCGGTGCGCTCTACATCATCCCATGGAATGCCTTGATGGGCTCGACTGACGCGGCCAATACGGCCAATGCCCTTTATTCGATAGGCTACACGCCTTATCAGCTGTTCCTTTCGATTGGGATAGCAGGCTTCCCGGCAGCGATGTCCAAGCAGGTAGCCCAATACAACGCAAAAAATCAATACCGTACCGGGATCGACATCTTCAAGAAGAGCATGTTCTTTATGTTCTTAACGGGTGCGGTCAGTGCGGCATTGATGTACGGTTTGGCACCGATGATCGCTGAGAACAGTCCGGCCGCTTCACCTGAAGACGGGGCGTTGGTGATCCGTGCCTTGGCTCCCGCCTTATTGCTGGTTCCAGGCATGAGCTTGATGCGCGGTTTTTTCCAGGGCTACCAGGATATGGTGCCTTCAGCGATTTCGCAAGTGTTCGAACAGATCGGCAGGGTCGTGTACCTTTTGGGAGCCACCTACATCGTGATGCAACTTCTGGATGGCAACATCGCCACAGCGGTTGCGCACTCCACTTTCGCGGCATTCGTGGGCGCTATTGTAGCGGCCATCATCCTTCTCTTTTATTACAAAAAGAAAATGGCCGAATATCAACCCTTGATCGCCAACAGCGAACCTTCCAGCAACATCCAGACGACTGCGGCAATCAAGAGCATGCTGCAGGAATCGATTCCGTTCATCCTGATCGGCTCAGGCATCACCTTCGCCAAGCTGATCGATCAGGTGACGTTCAAGCCGATGATGGAAAACCTGACGAATTACTCCAGTAAAGAAATCGAAGATCTGTTCGGTCTGTTCAGTTTCAACGCCGACAAATTGATCATGATCATCGTTTCGTTGGCGGTCGGTATGGCCACCGCGGCGGTGCCATTGATAGCCGCCGAGTTCACGAAAGGAAACTTCCGTGTGCTGCAGAGCCAAGTGAGGGAGATCATCCAATTGTTCGCCTTCATCATGCTTCCGGCATCTTTGGGGATGATGATCGTTTCCGAACCGATCTACAACGTGTTCTATCCGCTTCATCCGGTAGGGCCTACGCTGTTGGCGGTATCGGCACTGATGAGCATCGTTTTGGGTCTGTTCACGGTTCTCGGATCGATTTTGCAGTCATTGAGCCGGCACAAGACGATGATCTCCTATCTGCTGGTGGGGCTTGCGGTCAAAGCGGTCATGCAGTATCCGATGTTGGCTTTGTTCGATACGGCAGGGGCATTGGTTGCGACGACGATCGGTTTCATCGTGACTGTGCTGTTGAGCGGATGGAAAATCTATCACCTGACCCATTTCGGGCTGGTTGATACATTGCGGAAAACAGGGAAAATTTTGGCGGTCGCATTGATCATGGCGGCATGCGCGTTCATCGCCTTGAAAGCCAGCATGCTGGTCATTCCGATCGATCGCAAGTTGACGGCACTTGTGGTTGTCGCCATCGTAGCGGCAGTCGGGGGATTCGTCTACTTGCTCCTGACCCTGAAATTGCGCATCGCTGATGACATTTTGGGCGCCAAAGCGAACGGCCTGCGCAGAAAAATGCGCATCAAATAA
- a CDS encoding IS30 family transposase: MATQKHLTLEDRYAIQHALEKRHSFRTIARSLGKDPTTISKEVRRHRQSRYYVGQGRIPNRCIHRQHCTITSLCANKKCRKASCSLCNQCNSVCADFEEELCPRLNQSPYVCNGCKTRDSCTLMKSFYKAQEAQQTYAQTLSDSRTGISLTEEELAYVDALVSPLIKQNQSIHHICVHNADRLQICERTLYTLVDRCYLKARNIDLVRKPRFRLRKKKVEKKIDKACRTGRTMVDYKRYMEEQEDVATVQMDTVEGRKGGKVLLTLHFTNCHLMLMYLRDRNTSQTVIDVFNKLEEDLGETVFRKLFPVVLTDNGSEFSNPTALEANQRTKIFYCDANAPYQKGQIEKNHTLIRYALPKGTSFDGLTQEDVQLLACHINSYARQKLNDKSPAESFSFLYGADLLRNLGIELIPPHTINLSPSLFKKEGLSDGN, from the coding sequence ATGGCAACACAGAAACATTTAACCCTTGAAGATCGTTACGCCATTCAACACGCACTCGAAAAACGCCACTCCTTCCGCACCATCGCCCGCTCCCTGGGCAAAGACCCGACCACCATTTCCAAAGAAGTCAGACGGCATCGCCAGAGTAGATATTATGTGGGCCAAGGCCGCATCCCCAATCGCTGCATCCATCGCCAACACTGCACCATCACTAGCCTTTGCGCCAATAAGAAATGCCGGAAGGCATCCTGCAGCCTCTGCAATCAGTGCAACAGTGTCTGCGCCGACTTTGAGGAAGAACTTTGCCCGCGCCTCAATCAATCCCCGTATGTCTGCAACGGCTGCAAAACGAGGGATTCCTGTACCCTGATGAAGTCTTTCTATAAAGCACAGGAAGCCCAACAGACATACGCACAGACTTTGTCAGATTCCCGTACAGGCATCAGCCTGACAGAAGAGGAGCTTGCGTATGTGGACGCGCTTGTGTCGCCACTGATCAAACAAAACCAATCGATTCATCACATTTGCGTACACAATGCCGACCGACTGCAGATTTGCGAAAGGACCCTCTACACACTGGTTGACCGGTGCTACCTTAAAGCCAGAAACATTGATTTAGTGCGTAAACCACGTTTCCGGTTGCGCAAGAAGAAGGTCGAAAAGAAAATCGACAAAGCTTGTCGTACTGGCCGAACGATGGTGGATTACAAACGGTACATGGAAGAACAGGAAGACGTTGCGACTGTCCAAATGGACACCGTAGAAGGCAGAAAAGGAGGGAAAGTTCTCCTCACCCTCCACTTCACGAACTGCCACCTGATGTTGATGTACCTGCGTGACCGCAACACGTCCCAGACTGTCATCGATGTTTTTAATAAGTTGGAGGAAGACTTAGGCGAAACGGTCTTCCGCAAGTTGTTTCCGGTTGTCCTAACGGACAATGGCAGCGAGTTTTCAAACCCCACAGCCCTGGAAGCCAACCAACGGACAAAAATTTTCTACTGTGATGCCAACGCCCCTTATCAAAAGGGGCAGATTGAGAAGAACCATACCTTAATCCGGTACGCCTTGCCTAAAGGAACCAGCTTTGATGGGCTCACGCAAGAGGATGTCCAACTGTTGGCCTGTCATATCAATTCCTACGCAAGACAAAAGCTAAACGACAAATCCCCTGCGGAGTCGTTTAGCTTCCTTTACGGAGCTGATCTCCTCCGTAACTTGGGTATAGAACTAATCCCACCTCATACAATAAACCTATCCCCCTCGCTATTCAAGAAAGAAGGTTTGTCAGATGGCAACTAA
- a CDS encoding LysM peptidoglycan-binding domain-containing protein — MNTSIKAFRRLFGVILSLLLFFTFSATPALAATSQIIYQGSTSNKVVALTFDDGSDGYYIQSILNTLSANNVKATFFLTGQGAENHPQAIQNIVAAGHDIGNHSYNHPDFTTVSTTEMTNQLNRTETIIANLTGKSTKPFFRAPFGSYNNTVLQTVGNAGYTYTFQWTIDSLDWTGNSANDIYNRVINNIVPGAIVLMHAGYGANGTTAALPNIINQLRAMGYSFVTLSQLMNTTSTPGTGTSYTVQAGDTLYAIALRYGVTVQAIVNANGIANANLIRVGQVLTIPGTSTPTTPTTPTTPTTGTTYTVKAGDTLYAIALRYGVTVQAIVNANGIANANLIRVGQVLTIPGTSTPTTPTTPTTPTTGTTYTVKAGDTLYAIALRYGVTVQAIVTANNIANANLISIGQVLTIPGTGAPSTPTTPTTGTSYTVKAGDTLYAIALRYGVTITQLVNANGIANPNLIRVGQVLIIP, encoded by the coding sequence ATGAACACCTCAATAAAGGCGTTCAGACGTTTATTCGGAGTAATCCTTTCGCTCCTGCTTTTCTTCACCTTTTCGGCAACACCTGCTTTGGCTGCTACCTCGCAGATTATTTACCAAGGTTCTACATCCAATAAGGTCGTTGCCTTAACGTTTGATGATGGATCGGACGGATATTATATCCAATCAATTCTGAACACATTATCAGCCAATAATGTAAAAGCCACTTTCTTCCTCACCGGTCAAGGTGCTGAAAATCATCCGCAGGCAATCCAGAACATTGTCGCAGCTGGCCATGACATCGGAAACCACTCCTATAACCATCCGGACTTCACAACCGTATCGACTACCGAGATGACAAACCAACTCAACCGAACCGAAACAATCATCGCAAACCTCACCGGTAAGAGCACAAAACCTTTCTTCCGCGCTCCTTTCGGATCCTACAACAATACCGTCCTGCAAACAGTCGGAAACGCCGGCTATACTTACACATTCCAGTGGACTATCGATTCGCTCGACTGGACAGGCAATTCAGCCAATGACATCTACAACCGCGTCATCAACAACATCGTGCCAGGGGCCATTGTATTGATGCACGCCGGTTACGGCGCCAACGGGACGACTGCCGCATTGCCGAACATCATCAATCAGCTGCGGGCGATGGGCTACTCGTTTGTGACCCTTTCCCAGCTTATGAACACCACAAGCACTCCGGGAACAGGAACAAGCTACACAGTCCAAGCGGGCGACACGCTTTATGCGATCGCCTTGCGGTATGGCGTGACGGTCCAAGCAATCGTTAATGCAAACGGCATTGCCAACGCCAACCTGATCCGCGTCGGACAAGTTTTGACGATTCCGGGAACTAGCACGCCGACTACCCCTACGACGCCTACAACGCCGACAACCGGAACAACTTACACAGTCAAAGCCGGGGATACGCTCTATGCCATCGCCTTGCGGTATGGCGTGACGGTCCAAGCAATCGTTAATGCAAACGGCATTGCCAACGCCAACCTGATCCGCGTCGGACAAGTTTTGACGATTCCGGGAACTAGCACACCGACAACACCTACGACTCCTACAACGCCGACAACCGGAACAACTTACACAGTCAAAGCCGGGGATACGCTCTATGCCATCGCCTTGCGGTATGGCGTGACGGTCCAAGCGATCGTTACCGCCAACAACATCGCCAACGCCAATCTGATCAGTATCGGCCAAGTATTGACGATACCCGGCACCGGAGCACCTTCGACTCCTACAACACCTACGACCGGAACATCCTATACCGTCAAAGCCGGGGATACGCTCTATGCCATCGCGCTTCGCTATGGCGTCACCATCACGCAACTCGTGAACGCCAACGGAATAGCCAATCCGAACCTGATCCGTGTCGGTCAAGTGTTGATCATTCCTTAA